In one window of Ruminococcus albus AD2013 DNA:
- a CDS encoding YraN family protein, with amino-acid sequence MQKNQNSRSIGDIGEDYVCGYLRENGYEILERNFTVRGGEIDIIASQGNKIAFVEVKTRKVGALTTGESAITYTKKQRLIKTARIYLAKKNIRAFCRFDVAVVHHDGGNVVFFKYYKSAFDASSK; translated from the coding sequence ATGCAAAAAAATCAGAACAGCCGTAGTATCGGGGATATCGGCGAGGACTATGTCTGCGGATATCTGAGAGAGAATGGCTATGAGATACTCGAACGCAACTTCACAGTAAGGGGCGGCGAGATAGATATTATAGCTTCACAAGGCAATAAGATAGCTTTCGTTGAGGTCAAGACCCGAAAAGTCGGGGCGCTGACCACAGGCGAATCAGCCATCACATATACGAAGAAGCAAAGGCTGATAAAGACAGCAAGGATATACCTTGCAAAGAAGAATATCAGAGCCTTCTGCCGATTCGATGTTGCAGTCGTGCATCACGACGGCGGTAATGTGGTATTTTTCAAGTACTACAAGTCCGCATTTGATGCAAGCAGTAAGTAA
- the lepB gene encoding signal peptidase I, which yields MSEPNEKTTNGNISGADDDLERLLNETDPNVTGGSDADESGEDFNVFGTTDEDITEDAAELEQILNEQFPDGVGSVHVVTPGDDEGPINVEALVNRGETVAVTAEDIKRVTEASKAVEEDIKDVSEKAETAEEDAEEETEKISETAEVSEEDIEKAKEAEPEDIKEKEPFNIGREILEWFESLVFALLIVQLVLTFLLRIVMVDGESMTNTLQNGDRLIMTHVAYEPERDDIVVLDSEAANKVLIKRVIGIEGDKVVVDYNKNHVYVNDEEISNEHIREVMLDSFYFDPQYSVDAGVYEYEVPEDTVFVMGDNRNDSKDSRSIGFIPKSEIMGKAIFRVYPFKSLGRVD from the coding sequence ATGAGTGAACCAAACGAAAAGACAACAAATGGAAATATCAGCGGGGCTGATGATGATCTCGAAAGACTTCTGAACGAGACCGACCCCAATGTTACAGGCGGATCCGACGCTGATGAGAGCGGCGAGGATTTTAATGTATTCGGCACCACCGATGAAGATATCACGGAAGACGCAGCAGAACTGGAGCAGATACTGAATGAGCAGTTCCCTGATGGCGTGGGCAGTGTTCATGTTGTGACACCCGGCGATGATGAGGGCCCCATCAATGTTGAGGCGCTTGTAAATCGCGGTGAAACCGTGGCTGTGACTGCAGAAGATATCAAGAGAGTTACGGAAGCTTCAAAGGCAGTTGAAGAAGATATCAAGGATGTTTCGGAAAAGGCTGAAACGGCAGAGGAAGATGCCGAGGAAGAAACCGAGAAAATATCCGAGACTGCAGAAGTCAGTGAAGAGGATATCGAAAAGGCAAAGGAAGCCGAGCCTGAGGATATAAAGGAAAAAGAGCCTTTCAATATAGGCAGGGAGATACTGGAGTGGTTTGAATCGCTGGTGTTCGCACTGCTTATCGTTCAGCTGGTACTGACATTCCTGCTGAGGATCGTAATGGTTGACGGCGAATCCATGACAAATACTCTGCAGAACGGCGATAGACTTATAATGACTCACGTTGCTTACGAACCTGAAAGAGATGACATCGTGGTGCTTGACAGCGAAGCTGCCAACAAAGTACTTATCAAGCGAGTTATCGGTATAGAGGGTGACAAGGTCGTTGTTGACTACAATAAGAACCATGTATATGTAAATGATGAAGAGATATCAAATGAACATATCAGGGAAGTCATGTTAGACAGCTTCTATTTTGACCCTCAGTACAGTGTTGACGCAGGCGTATACGAATATGAAGTGCCCGAGGATACGGTGTTCGTTATGGGCGATAACAGAAACGATTCAAAGGACAGCCGAAGCATCGGTTTTATTCCCAAGAGCGAGATAATGGGCAAGGCGATATTCCGTGTATACCCATTCAAAAGTCTTGGCCGTGTTGACTGA
- the lepB gene encoding signal peptidase I: protein MAEKNGDIPRFTDNVLEWALVIVNSVTAVLIATTLFFSRVGVEGESMENTLFDGDRLVISWFMYQPENGDIVICDSKALGKLIVKRVIAVGGQKVTVDYNAGTVSVDGEVLDEPYTKYHALDYMGGYDMAYYDPERDVYEYDVPEGEVFLLGDNRDHSSDSRLFGAVPEDDIIGKAVYRFRSSEAKTGFVN from the coding sequence ATGGCTGAAAAGAACGGGGATATTCCCCGATTTACAGATAACGTTCTGGAATGGGCGCTGGTCATAGTGAATTCGGTAACGGCGGTACTTATCGCTACAACACTTTTCTTCAGCCGTGTGGGCGTTGAGGGAGAGTCAATGGAGAACACACTGTTCGACGGCGATAGACTGGTGATATCCTGGTTTATGTATCAGCCCGAAAACGGAGATATAGTTATCTGCGACAGCAAAGCGCTGGGCAAGCTTATCGTCAAGCGTGTGATAGCCGTGGGCGGACAGAAAGTCACGGTGGATTACAATGCAGGCACTGTAAGTGTTGACGGCGAAGTGCTTGATGAACCTTATACGAAGTATCACGCTCTTGACTATATGGGCGGGTATGATATGGCTTATTACGACCCCGAAAGGGACGTGTACGAATATGATGTGCCCGAGGGAGAAGTTTTTCTTCTGGGGGACAACCGGGATCATTCTTCGGACAGTCGATTATTCGGTGCGGTGCCGGAAGATGATATAATCGGAAAAGCAGTTTACAGATTCCGTTCAAGCGAAGCAAAGACGGGCTTTGTGAACTGA
- the ylqF gene encoding ribosome biogenesis GTPase YlqF, protein MSEAAKVQWFPGHMAKTRRIMASNLKLVDAVVEITDARIPFSSRNPEIKKICGSKPRLVLLNKADSADPNVTSMWIEYYKQQGVAALATDCRSGRNVNKFYPMLKELLSDQIEKWDTRGMTGRPIRMMIVGIPNVGKSSFINRMAGAKLAKVEDRPGVTRGKQWVALEDGFELLDMPGVLWPKFDDKLVGERLAFTGAVKDVILDVEYLACRLLEYLAEDYPELLTERYGISLEDLPEPMDDMQGCVKGYELLERVGRKRGFLVSGGEINTERAANTVLDEFRGGKLGRLSLEKPKGR, encoded by the coding sequence ATGAGCGAAGCTGCCAAGGTGCAGTGGTTTCCGGGACATATGGCGAAAACAAGGCGTATAATGGCTTCAAACCTGAAGCTTGTTGACGCGGTGGTTGAGATAACCGATGCGAGGATACCTTTTTCAAGCCGCAATCCCGAGATAAAGAAGATATGCGGCAGCAAGCCCAGGCTTGTTCTGCTGAACAAGGCGGATTCTGCCGACCCGAATGTAACTTCAATGTGGATAGAGTACTACAAACAGCAGGGAGTAGCCGCACTCGCCACGGATTGCAGGAGCGGCAGGAACGTGAATAAATTCTATCCCATGCTGAAAGAACTGCTTTCTGACCAGATAGAAAAATGGGATACCCGCGGAATGACGGGACGCCCCATAAGAATGATGATAGTGGGAATACCAAATGTTGGTAAATCCTCATTCATAAACAGGATGGCCGGTGCAAAGCTGGCTAAGGTTGAAGACAGACCCGGCGTTACCCGAGGAAAACAGTGGGTAGCACTGGAGGACGGTTTTGAACTTCTGGATATGCCCGGTGTTCTCTGGCCGAAATTTGATGATAAGCTTGTGGGTGAAAGACTTGCATTCACAGGTGCTGTCAAGGACGTTATACTCGATGTTGAGTATCTGGCGTGCAGACTGCTGGAATATCTGGCGGAGGATTATCCCGAACTGCTTACCGAGAGATATGGGATATCTCTTGAAGACCTGCCCGAACCTATGGACGATATGCAGGGCTGTGTAAAGGGATATGAACTGCTGGAAAGAGTTGGTAGAAAGCGCGGCTTCCTTGTATCGGGCGGCGAGATAAATACCGAAAGGGCGGCTAATACCGTGCTTGACGAATTCCGCGGCGGCAAGCTTGGCAGACTTTCTCTTGAAAAGCCGAAAGGTCGATGA
- the thrC gene encoding threonine synthase — translation MFYRSTRNSGVNVTSAQAIAQGISEDGGLFVPSEIPSISMEDIKKLGDMTYAERAFFVFSKFLTDYTEAEIRYCVEGAYNTKNFDTENIAELAHLFDGTYMLELWHGPTCAFKDMALQILPYLLTTATKKINLDKKVVILVATSGDTGKAALEGFKDVPGTEILVFYPDNGVSAMQKKQMTTQEGQNVGVCAIKGNFDDAQNGVKAIFTNKEIGEKLAENGMMFSSANSINWGRLAPQIIYYVSSYAQLLKDGEIKEGDKINIVVPTGNFGNILAGYYAKKMGIPVNKLICASNSNNVLTDFIKTGVYDRNRQFYATISPSMDILISSNLERLLYHLCGEDDAQIREWFGKLASEGRYEVTDAVKAVLADEFYAGCCDDAKTKATIKEYYDKYSYTCDTHTAVAVSVYEEYVKATGDKTKTVIASTASPYKFSGSVLSALGKDTGSDEFTLVEELGEASGMPVPASLASLKNKEIRFSEVIAKDEMKDFVFKALNVK, via the coding sequence ATGTTTTACAGAAGTACAAGAAACAGCGGTGTAAATGTTACATCGGCACAGGCTATTGCACAGGGCATTTCAGAGGACGGCGGTCTGTTCGTTCCTTCCGAGATACCTTCCATATCCATGGAGGATATCAAAAAGCTGGGAGATATGACCTATGCAGAGAGAGCTTTCTTTGTTTTCTCAAAGTTCCTTACCGATTACACAGAGGCTGAGATACGCTACTGTGTTGAGGGCGCTTACAATACCAAGAACTTCGATACCGAGAATATCGCTGAACTGGCACACCTGTTCGACGGCACTTATATGCTTGAACTGTGGCACGGTCCTACCTGCGCATTCAAGGATATGGCTCTCCAGATACTGCCTTATCTTCTGACAACAGCAACCAAGAAGATAAACCTCGATAAGAAGGTGGTTATCCTCGTTGCTACTTCGGGCGACACAGGCAAGGCTGCGCTGGAAGGCTTCAAGGACGTTCCCGGCACCGAGATACTGGTATTCTATCCCGATAACGGCGTATCTGCTATGCAGAAGAAGCAGATGACCACTCAGGAGGGTCAGAACGTTGGTGTTTGCGCTATCAAGGGCAACTTCGACGATGCACAGAACGGCGTTAAGGCTATCTTCACAAACAAGGAGATCGGCGAAAAGCTGGCTGAGAACGGCATGATGTTCTCCTCTGCAAACTCCATCAACTGGGGCAGACTGGCACCTCAGATCATCTACTATGTATCCAGCTACGCACAGCTGCTGAAGGACGGCGAGATCAAGGAAGGCGACAAGATCAACATCGTTGTTCCAACAGGTAACTTCGGCAATATCCTTGCAGGCTACTATGCAAAGAAGATGGGTATCCCCGTAAACAAGCTGATCTGCGCTTCAAACTCCAACAACGTTCTGACAGATTTCATCAAGACAGGCGTTTATGACAGAAACAGACAGTTCTATGCAACTATCTCACCTTCTATGGATATACTGATCTCCTCCAACCTTGAAAGACTTCTCTATCACCTCTGCGGCGAAGATGATGCACAGATCAGAGAGTGGTTCGGCAAGCTGGCAAGCGAGGGCAGATATGAGGTAACTGACGCAGTTAAGGCAGTTCTCGCTGACGAGTTCTATGCTGGCTGCTGCGACGATGCAAAGACAAAGGCTACCATCAAGGAGTATTACGACAAGTATTCCTACACCTGCGATACTCATACCGCGGTTGCAGTTTCCGTTTATGAGGAATACGTAAAGGCAACAGGCGATAAGACCAAGACAGTTATCGCTTCCACCGCAAGCCCCTACAAGTTCTCGGGTTCTGTACTCAGCGCACTTGGCAAGGATACAGGCAGCGACGAGTTCACTCTCGTTGAAGAACTGGGCGAAGCTTCGGGTATGCCCGTACCTGCTTCTCTGGCATCTCTCAAGAACAAGGAGATCCGCTTCTCTGAAGTTATCGCTAAGGACGAGATGAAGGACTTCGTATTCAAGGCACTTAATGTAAAATAA
- the rplS gene encoding 50S ribosomal protein L19, with the protein MDALKQIAQSSMKENAPVVNVGDTVKVHVLITEGDKSRIQVFEGTVIAKKHGGISETFTVRRVAHGCGIERVFPVHSPAVSKVEIVRSGKVRRAKLYYLRDRVGKAAKVKEAIR; encoded by the coding sequence GTGGACGCTTTAAAACAGATCGCACAGTCAAGCATGAAGGAAAACGCACCCGTAGTTAACGTAGGTGATACCGTAAAGGTACACGTTCTGATCACAGAGGGTGACAAGTCCAGAATCCAGGTATTCGAGGGCACAGTTATCGCCAAGAAGCACGGCGGCATCAGCGAGACCTTCACTGTAAGAAGAGTAGCACACGGCTGCGGTATCGAGAGAGTATTCCCCGTACATTCACCTGCTGTATCTAAGGTAGAGATAGTTAGAAGCGGTAAAGTTCGCAGAGCTAAGCTGTACTATCTCCGCGACAGAGTTGGTAAGGCAGCTAAGGTCAAGGAAGCAATCAGATAA
- a CDS encoding ribonuclease HII translates to MTLKEFDDSYRDKYEVVCGCDEAGRGPLAGDVFAAAVVFDKDTVIEGINDSKKLTAKKREKLFDEIIEKALDFSIQCATVAEIEEINILNCAMLAMKRSVEAMKIKPNVCLIDGNKTPDLECDAIAVVKGDAQSQAIAAASILAKVARDRYMLQMAEKYPEWQFEKHKGYGTKLHYQMIDKYGESPIHRPSFLKKYYAKKSEQP, encoded by the coding sequence ATGACGCTTAAAGAGTTTGACGATAGCTACCGCGATAAGTATGAGGTAGTCTGCGGCTGTGATGAAGCGGGCAGAGGACCTCTTGCGGGCGATGTTTTTGCGGCGGCAGTGGTATTCGATAAGGATACGGTCATCGAGGGCATAAACGACAGCAAAAAGCTGACCGCAAAAAAGCGCGAGAAGCTTTTTGATGAGATAATCGAAAAGGCGCTGGATTTTTCCATACAGTGCGCTACGGTGGCGGAGATAGAGGAGATAAATATCCTCAACTGCGCGATGCTGGCGATGAAGCGTTCGGTGGAAGCCATGAAGATAAAGCCGAATGTCTGCCTGATAGACGGCAATAAGACTCCCGACCTGGAATGTGATGCGATAGCTGTTGTAAAGGGCGATGCACAGTCACAGGCGATAGCGGCGGCTTCGATACTTGCTAAGGTCGCAAGGGACAGATATATGCTGCAAATGGCTGAAAAATACCCCGAATGGCAGTTTGAGAAGCACAAGGGCTACGGGACTAAGCTTCACTATCAGATGATAGATAAGTACGGGGAAAGTCCGATACACAGACCCAGCTTTCTGAAAAAGTATTATGCAAAAAAATCAGAACAGCCGTAG